Proteins from a genomic interval of Rosa chinensis cultivar Old Blush chromosome 2, RchiOBHm-V2, whole genome shotgun sequence:
- the LOC112185287 gene encoding putative cysteine-rich receptor-like protein kinase 43, translated as MLRNNFGTAEEGEPPDRLYMLAQCMTDLSVNECKTCYDLSNHALAGCLPNTGGRALFDGCFIRAENYSFFDETFQDKDFKHCSDNAEFNQKFNQTPEKVFKKLVKLAEHNDGFAVAKDSSNGFNGFTVFAMANCWRSLDSSKCSSCVENAANRAISCLPSSEGRVLNSGCVLRYSDYYFGNNPRALEIKESALKTASYIILALALFALIIMLGICAGKSSYRRIRHQRKSNGNVEK; from the exons ATGCTCCGTAACAACTTTGGGACTGCGGAAGAGGGTGAGCCTCCTGACCGGCTTTATATGTTGGCTCAGTGCATGACAGATCTTTCGGTCAATGAATGTAAGACGTGCTATGATTTGAGTAATCATGCCTTGGCTGGTTGCCTTCCTAACACAGGAGGTCGTGCTTTATTTGATGGTTGCTTTATAAGGGCTGAAAATTACAGCTTCTTTGATGAGACATTCCAAGATAAAGATTTCAAG CATTGCAGCGACAATGCCGAGTTCAATCAGAAATTTAACCAAACACCAGAGAAAGTGTTCAAAAAACTTGTGAAGTTGGCTGAGCATAATGATGGATTTGCAGTCGCCAAAGATAGCTCAAATGGTTTTAATGGTTTTACAGTGTTTGCTATGGCTAATTGCTGGAGGAGTCTAGACAGTAGTAAGTGTTCTtcatgtgtagaaaatgcagccAACCGTGCAATTTCATGCTTGCCATCGTCTGAGGGTCGTGTGCTCAATTCTGGCTGCGTTTTACGTTACTCTGATTATTACTTTGGCAATAACCCTCGAGCCCTCGAAATCAaag AATCTGCACTAAAGACCGCCTCATATATTATTCTTGCGTTGGCCTTGTTCGCATTGATTATTATGCTCGGAATTTGTGCGGGTAAATCTAGTTATAGACGAATACGTCACCAGAGAAAATCAAATGGTAATGTTGAGAAATAA
- the LOC112185666 gene encoding cysteine-rich receptor-like protein kinase 42 isoform X2: MHTKTSTWLFFFIFTFFSLFYLFLCDPRTSEAGLYCGAAKPPPNSSFIPTFVAEMESLSELITKHHWGTHFFNSTTPMYGLAECYNDLSHTDCLLCYAASRTEIPRCLPSLSARIFLDGCFLRYDNYSFYSEASVPAVDSVVCGQEEAADAAVFKENVAEVIERVKRSAAENGGFGVGEVGGEVYALGQCWKTVDGDGCRECLEKGGEAVRGCGLKTEGKALNAGCYLRYSTRKFYNDEGEAEHEHDRRGIIIAIVLGAVAFTMLSLFAAYAGYTKLVQIRKECSNLGLVSISISKYSGLSFKYETLEKATDYFNTSRKIGEGGGGTVFKGTLPNRKTVAVKRLFYNTRQWVDEFFNEVNLISGIQHKHLVKLLGCSIEGPESLLVYEYVPNRSLDQFLFDKNNDQFLNWKQRFDIIVGIAEGIAYLHEGSEVRIIHRDIKSSNVLLDENLSPKIADFGLARCFASDKSHLSTGIAGTLGYMAPEYLVQGQLTEKADVYSFGVLVLEIVSGMRNSTFKQADTDFDSLLHKVWKHYRSNELADVVDPCLRDHELPAKEVSSVLQIGLLCTQASVALRPSMAEVVLMLTANKESDIPIPNQPPFLNATTLEQASSIRSNSANSFVSNTLTKVQTSYTSSESSTMPSLDNMGHISTK, from the exons ATGCATaccaaaacctcaacatggctcttcttcttcatcttcaccttCTTCTCGCTTTTCTACCTTTTTCTCTGTGATCCCAGAACCTCGGAAGCTGGCCTCTACTGCGGAGCTGCCAAGCCACCACCAAACTCTAGCTTCATTCCAACTTTTGTCGCAGAAATGGAGAGTTTATCAGAGCTCATCACCAAACACCACTGGGGCACCCATTTCTTTAACTCCACGACCCCCATGTACGGCCTAGCGGAATGCTACAACGACCTGTCGCACACTGATTGTCTTCTCTGCTACGCCGCCAGCCGCACCGAGATCCCCCGCTGCCTCCCCTCCCTCTCCGCCCGCATCTTTCTCGACGGCTGCTTCCTCCGCTACGACAACTACAGCTTCTACTCCGAAGCTTCAGTCCCCGCAGTCGACTCCGTCGTCTGCGGCCAAGAAGAGGCGGCGGACGCGGCAGTGTTTAAGGAGAACGTTGCGGAGGTGATTGAGAGGGTTAAGAGGTCCGCGGCGGAGAATGGGGGGTTTGGGGTAGGGGAAGTGGGTGGGGAGGTGTATGCTTTGGGGCAGTGCTGGAAGACGGTGGATGGTGATGGGTGTAGAGAGTGTTTGGAGAAGGGAGGTGAGGCGGTGAGAGGCTGTGGGTTGAAGACAGAAGGCAAGGCTTTGAATGCTGGATGTTACTTGAGGTATTCGACTCGGAAGTTCTATAATGACGAGGGGGAAGCAGAGCACGAGCATG ATAGAAGGGGAATCATCATAGCAATTGTTTTGGGAGCAGTTGCTTTCACAATGCTGTCTCTCTTTGCTGCTTATGCAGGCTATACAAAGCTGGTGCAGATCAGAAAAG AGTGCAGTAATCTAGGCTTGGTGTCAATAAGCATTAGCAAGTATTCTGGCTTGAGTTTCAAGTATGAAACACTAGAGAAGGCCACAGATTATTTTAACACCTCGAGAAAAATAGGGGAAGGGGGAGGTGGTACTGTGTTTAAGGGGACTCTTCCGAATCGCAAAACCGTAGCTGTTAAGAGATTGTTCTACAATACAAGGCAATGGGTAGATGAGTTCTTCAATGAGGTGAATTTGATCAGTGGAATTCAGCACAAGCACCTAGTGAAGCTTTTGGGTTGTAGCATTGAAGGCCCTGAGAGCCTGCTGGTGTATGAATATGTGCCTAACAGGAGCCTCGATCAATTCCTTTTCG ATAAGAACAATGATCAGTTTCTTAACTGGAAGCAGCGGTTTGATATTATTGTCGGAATAGCTGAAGGGATTGCGTATCTTCATGAAGGCTCTGAAGTAAGAATAATCCACAGGGACATAAAAAGCAGCAATGTTCTTCTGGATGAGAATCTTAGCCCAAAGATTGCAGACTTTGGCCTTGCTCGGTGTTTTGCTTCCGACAAGTCTCATCTTAGCACCGGCATTGCTGGAACACT AGGTTATATGGCCCCAGAGTATCTTGTTCAAGGGCAACTTACAGAGAAAGCAGACGTTTATAGCTTCGGAGTGCTAGTTCTCGAGATTGTGTCTGGTATGAGGAATAGCACCTTCAAACAGGCGGACACTGACTTTGATTCACTACTACACAAA GTTTGGAAACACTACAGATCAAACGAGTTGGCCGACGTGGTTGATCCTTGCTTGAGAGATCATGAGTTGCCAGCAAAAGAGGTATCAAGTGTTCTTCAAATTGGACTTCTGTGCACACAGGCCTCAGTTGCTTTGAGACCATCTATGGCTGAAGTAGTTCTAATGCTAACAGCCAACAAAGAAAGTGACATTCCCATTCCAAACCAACCTCCCTTTCTAAATGCCACGACGCTAGAGCAAGCCAGCTCCATTAGGTCTAATAGCGCAAACAGCTTCGTCTCAAATACTTTAACGAAAGTTCAGACGTCCTACACCTCATCAGAGTCTTCCACCATGCCTAGTTTGGATAATATGGGACATATATCAACAAAATGA
- the LOC112185666 gene encoding cysteine-rich receptor-like protein kinase 42 isoform X1, with protein MHTKTSTWLFFFIFTFFSLFYLFLCDPRTSEAGLYCGAAKPPPNSSFIPTFVAEMESLSELITKHHWGTHFFNSTTPMYGLAECYNDLSHTDCLLCYAASRTEIPRCLPSLSARIFLDGCFLRYDNYSFYSEASVPAVDSVVCGQEEAADAAVFKENVAEVIERVKRSAAENGGFGVGEVGGEVYALGQCWKTVDGDGCRECLEKGGEAVRGCGLKTEGKALNAGCYLRYSTRKFYNDEGEAEHEHGFTDRRGIIIAIVLGAVAFTMLSLFAAYAGYTKLVQIRKECSNLGLVSISISKYSGLSFKYETLEKATDYFNTSRKIGEGGGGTVFKGTLPNRKTVAVKRLFYNTRQWVDEFFNEVNLISGIQHKHLVKLLGCSIEGPESLLVYEYVPNRSLDQFLFDKNNDQFLNWKQRFDIIVGIAEGIAYLHEGSEVRIIHRDIKSSNVLLDENLSPKIADFGLARCFASDKSHLSTGIAGTLGYMAPEYLVQGQLTEKADVYSFGVLVLEIVSGMRNSTFKQADTDFDSLLHKVWKHYRSNELADVVDPCLRDHELPAKEVSSVLQIGLLCTQASVALRPSMAEVVLMLTANKESDIPIPNQPPFLNATTLEQASSIRSNSANSFVSNTLTKVQTSYTSSESSTMPSLDNMGHISTK; from the exons ATGCATaccaaaacctcaacatggctcttcttcttcatcttcaccttCTTCTCGCTTTTCTACCTTTTTCTCTGTGATCCCAGAACCTCGGAAGCTGGCCTCTACTGCGGAGCTGCCAAGCCACCACCAAACTCTAGCTTCATTCCAACTTTTGTCGCAGAAATGGAGAGTTTATCAGAGCTCATCACCAAACACCACTGGGGCACCCATTTCTTTAACTCCACGACCCCCATGTACGGCCTAGCGGAATGCTACAACGACCTGTCGCACACTGATTGTCTTCTCTGCTACGCCGCCAGCCGCACCGAGATCCCCCGCTGCCTCCCCTCCCTCTCCGCCCGCATCTTTCTCGACGGCTGCTTCCTCCGCTACGACAACTACAGCTTCTACTCCGAAGCTTCAGTCCCCGCAGTCGACTCCGTCGTCTGCGGCCAAGAAGAGGCGGCGGACGCGGCAGTGTTTAAGGAGAACGTTGCGGAGGTGATTGAGAGGGTTAAGAGGTCCGCGGCGGAGAATGGGGGGTTTGGGGTAGGGGAAGTGGGTGGGGAGGTGTATGCTTTGGGGCAGTGCTGGAAGACGGTGGATGGTGATGGGTGTAGAGAGTGTTTGGAGAAGGGAGGTGAGGCGGTGAGAGGCTGTGGGTTGAAGACAGAAGGCAAGGCTTTGAATGCTGGATGTTACTTGAGGTATTCGACTCGGAAGTTCTATAATGACGAGGGGGAAGCAGAGCACGAGCATG GGTTTACAGATAGAAGGGGAATCATCATAGCAATTGTTTTGGGAGCAGTTGCTTTCACAATGCTGTCTCTCTTTGCTGCTTATGCAGGCTATACAAAGCTGGTGCAGATCAGAAAAG AGTGCAGTAATCTAGGCTTGGTGTCAATAAGCATTAGCAAGTATTCTGGCTTGAGTTTCAAGTATGAAACACTAGAGAAGGCCACAGATTATTTTAACACCTCGAGAAAAATAGGGGAAGGGGGAGGTGGTACTGTGTTTAAGGGGACTCTTCCGAATCGCAAAACCGTAGCTGTTAAGAGATTGTTCTACAATACAAGGCAATGGGTAGATGAGTTCTTCAATGAGGTGAATTTGATCAGTGGAATTCAGCACAAGCACCTAGTGAAGCTTTTGGGTTGTAGCATTGAAGGCCCTGAGAGCCTGCTGGTGTATGAATATGTGCCTAACAGGAGCCTCGATCAATTCCTTTTCG ATAAGAACAATGATCAGTTTCTTAACTGGAAGCAGCGGTTTGATATTATTGTCGGAATAGCTGAAGGGATTGCGTATCTTCATGAAGGCTCTGAAGTAAGAATAATCCACAGGGACATAAAAAGCAGCAATGTTCTTCTGGATGAGAATCTTAGCCCAAAGATTGCAGACTTTGGCCTTGCTCGGTGTTTTGCTTCCGACAAGTCTCATCTTAGCACCGGCATTGCTGGAACACT AGGTTATATGGCCCCAGAGTATCTTGTTCAAGGGCAACTTACAGAGAAAGCAGACGTTTATAGCTTCGGAGTGCTAGTTCTCGAGATTGTGTCTGGTATGAGGAATAGCACCTTCAAACAGGCGGACACTGACTTTGATTCACTACTACACAAA GTTTGGAAACACTACAGATCAAACGAGTTGGCCGACGTGGTTGATCCTTGCTTGAGAGATCATGAGTTGCCAGCAAAAGAGGTATCAAGTGTTCTTCAAATTGGACTTCTGTGCACACAGGCCTCAGTTGCTTTGAGACCATCTATGGCTGAAGTAGTTCTAATGCTAACAGCCAACAAAGAAAGTGACATTCCCATTCCAAACCAACCTCCCTTTCTAAATGCCACGACGCTAGAGCAAGCCAGCTCCATTAGGTCTAATAGCGCAAACAGCTTCGTCTCAAATACTTTAACGAAAGTTCAGACGTCCTACACCTCATCAGAGTCTTCCACCATGCCTAGTTTGGATAATATGGGACATATATCAACAAAATGA